The genomic region ACATATCATATTCTTCTGGATGCTCAAAGTGGGAATAGCGGTAGGGATCGAGTCCGGTTTCTGCGGTTGATACATCATCCATACTGGTAACAGTAGAAAGATAATGAATTACCTTAAAAGCCGTTTCCTGATTCCTTGAATCGTTAGCGATGGCTAAAACTCTCCCGCAAGGCATGAGAGCCCGGAAGTAAATTTCCCCATCAGTTTCAACACCTGGAACGTGTGATACTCCGACTTTCCCCACAATTTTCGATTGAGCCGGATCCGCTCCTTTTTTCCCAACACAAGGCCATTGAACAATCATGAAGCAATCACCGTTTAAATAAATATCTTTCAATTCTTCGTATCCATAAGCGAGCACGTCAGGTGGACAAAATTGATGAATTTTTATGTTCATTTCAAGAGCTTTTAGTGCAGCCTCAGAGTTAATCCCTGGTTCCAGGGTTTCTTCATCAAAATAGACTCCACCATAACCGGCAAAAATATTGCCCCACCAAGCAAACAAATTGTCCTTCTGTCCATAGTAGGCGGTTCCATAGAAATCTCGCTCCAATACTTGATCGCCAAGGCTTTCACCGGCTTTACGGTTGAAAAACTCAGCAACAACAAGATATTCATCCCAGGTTTCGGGTACTTTTAAGTCGTATCCATATTTTTCCTTGAAATTGGCTTTTTCTTTCTCATTTTCAATCAAGTCTTTTCGATAGTAAAGATTAAGAATGTCTCCGTCAAAGGGGAGAGCAAAGAGTTTTCCACCATATTTACAGTAAAAATCTCGATATCCAGGTGTTACATCATCAAGAAGCGGATCATATTTTTGAGCGAGTTCTTCAAAGGGATACAGCCAGCCATTCGCTGCGAATTCCGTTAAAAATCTTGGGTATACGATTAAAATATCATAAGCACCGGTTCCAGCAATTAATTCTACTTTTTCTTTCTCGTACAATTCTCCAAAGGGAACGCCAATGACCTGTAATTCAACATCAAATTTTTCCTTTATATCATTGGCATA from Candidatus Atribacteria bacterium ADurb.Bin276 harbors:
- a CDS encoding putative ABC transporter-binding protein precursor, with amino-acid sequence MFKKLLLSLLVMLLFASISIAAPVKLVVVGDAGHNLKPFDWYANDIKEKFDVELQVIGVPFGELYEKEKVELIAGTGAYDILIVYPRFLTEFAANGWLYPFEELAQKYDPLLDDVTPGYRDFYCKYGGKLFALPFDGDILNLYYRKDLIENEKEKANFKEKYGYDLKVPETWDEYLVVAEFFNRKAGESLGDQVLERDFYGTAYYGQKDNLFAWWGNIFAGYGGVYFDEETLEPGINSEAALKALEMNIKIHQFCPPDVLAYGYEELKDIYLNGDCFMIVQWPCVGKKGADPAQSKIVGKVGVSHVPGVETDGEIYFRALMPCGRVLAIANDSRNQETAFKVIHYLSTVTSMDDVSTAETGLDPYRYSHFEHPEEYDMFENVEDARIYLEGVQKNMEKGYPEMVLPGTVEYEETLGVELIKALSGEKDAKQALDDAAQQWKEITDRLGYEKQKEMFQALVRGWKEAGLW